In bacterium, the following proteins share a genomic window:
- a CDS encoding NAD(P)H-dependent oxidoreductase subunit E — protein sequence MTKPMQELPMDGTPGFALSPGALARIDALAARYPTKASALMPCLWVIMDELGWVPPGGVDLMVEKLDVTHARVNEVLTFYTMFRDTPQAKHTLQVCHNISCHIMGARPLIRHLEERLGVKLGGRTADGQFQIEGAECLGACGMGPCLQLGTHLYENVTPAKADALLESLRRGVVPRADTDREGVD from the coding sequence ATGACCAAGCCCATGCAAGAACTGCCCATGGACGGCACGCCCGGCTTCGCGCTTTCGCCCGGAGCATTGGCACGCATCGACGCCCTGGCGGCGCGCTACCCGACCAAGGCCAGCGCGTTGATGCCCTGCCTGTGGGTGATCATGGACGAGCTGGGCTGGGTCCCGCCCGGCGGCGTCGACCTGATGGTCGAGAAGCTGGACGTCACCCATGCGCGCGTGAACGAGGTGTTGACCTTCTACACCATGTTCCGCGACACGCCGCAGGCGAAGCACACCCTGCAGGTGTGCCACAACATCTCCTGCCACATCATGGGCGCCCGGCCGCTGATCCGTCACCTCGAGGAACGCCTGGGCGTTAAGCTGGGCGGGCGCACCGCCGACGGCCAGTTCCAGATCGAGGGCGCCGAGTGCCTGGGCGCCTGCGGCATGGGCCCCTGCCTGCAGCTGGGCACGCACCTGTACGAGAACGTGACGCCGGCCAAGGCCGATGCGCTCCTGGAGAGCCTGCGCCGCGGCGTCGTGCCGCGGGCCGACACCGACCGGGAAGGGGTGGACTGA
- a CDS encoding NADH-quinone oxidoreductase subunit I: MSFKGLAKGSTDKRRSLLESIYLWEVVKGLAVTGRHLIHNIFHTGDMPTMQYPEEKRVYGDRFRGRHRLMQREDGTPRCVACQMCSTYCPADCIHITAAESDDPTIEKYPAIFDIDLLRCVYCGLCEEACPCDAIRLDTGIYEIAADHRDKFIVDKEFLLHNRTDGTR, translated from the coding sequence ATGAGCTTCAAAGGACTGGCCAAGGGATCGACGGACAAGCGGCGCTCGCTGCTCGAGTCGATCTACCTGTGGGAGGTGGTGAAGGGGCTTGCCGTCACGGGCCGGCACCTGATCCACAACATCTTCCACACCGGCGACATGCCGACCATGCAGTACCCCGAGGAGAAGCGCGTCTACGGCGACCGCTTCCGCGGGCGGCACCGGCTGATGCAGCGCGAGGACGGCACGCCGCGTTGCGTGGCCTGCCAGATGTGCTCGACGTACTGCCCGGCCGACTGCATCCACATCACGGCGGCCGAGAGCGACGACCCGACCATCGAGAAGTACCCGGCCATCTTCGACATCGACCTGCTGCGGTGCGTGTACTGCGGCCTGTGCGAAGAGGCCTGTCCGTGCGATGCCATCCGCCTGGACACGGGGATCTACGAGATCGCCGCCGATCATCGTGACAAGTTCATCGTGGACAAGGAATTCCTGCTCCACAACCGGACCGACGGGACGCGCTGA
- the nuoK gene encoding NADH-quinone oxidoreductase subunit NuoK codes for MSLNHCLALAAAVFVTGMAGFVVRRNAIVMLMCIELMLSAVNIVFAAFSRHHGDAGGHVFVLMNFAVAAAEAAIGLAILVEIYRRRRTVDVDELKSLME; via the coding sequence GTGAGCCTGAACCACTGCCTGGCGCTGGCGGCTGCCGTGTTCGTCACCGGCATGGCCGGTTTCGTCGTGCGCCGCAATGCGATCGTCATGCTCATGTGCATCGAGCTGATGCTCAGCGCCGTGAACATCGTGTTCGCCGCCTTCAGCCGTCACCACGGTGACGCCGGCGGCCATGTCTTCGTGCTGATGAATTTCGCGGTGGCTGCCGCCGAGGCCGCCATCGGCCTGGCGATCCTCGTGGAGATCTACCGGCGCCGCCGGACGGTCGATGTCGACGAACTCAAGTCCCTGATGGAGTGA
- the nuoL gene encoding NADH-quinone oxidoreductase subunit L gives MLRWIVLLPLLGAAINGLLNRRLPRPAVGAIACGAVGLSFVLSVVAFLRLVSMPADARLLTDIVAPWLGYGPLHVDLGFALDPLSGVMALIVTGVGLLIHIYSLGYMSHDKGFQRFFTYLNLFIFAMMTLVLGENLLMLFVGWEGVGLCSYLLISFWFNEEANAIAGKKAFVVNRIGDFGFLIGTFLLGVTLLPHLGAGEGLFSFRTMQHHAAALAPAATAIALLLFVGATGKSAQIPLYIWLPDAMAGPTPVSALIHAATMVTAGVYMIARMNFLYVLSPTAMHVVTVVGAATAIVAATIAMTQNDIKKVLAYSTVSQLGYMVMACGLGAFAAGIFHVMTHAFFKALLFLGSGSVIHAMSGEQDMRVMGGLAKKLPITFWTFLAGTFAIAGVFPLAGFFSKDEILWKAFSSDGGGITLWAVAFLVAGLTAFYMMRLVVLTFHGENRASHEVRHHIHESPLSMTLPLVVLAVLSVVGGWIGWPAFLGGANHFEHWLAPVFAGGGHEVAAAATHGGEALAHGVAAAHGAAEAHGGGHVALERGLAAASLAWGLLGLTLGFIVYSRRTKVADAVRGLAGGWPYRVLLNKYYVDEAYQGAFIRPGFRLSKTVLWKGVDAGVIDGLLVNGSALVVAVIGSLLRLLQNGLVRFYAWSFTVGVAVFFVYLSLKG, from the coding sequence CTGCTGCGCTGGATCGTGCTGCTGCCCCTGCTGGGGGCCGCGATCAACGGCCTGCTGAACCGCCGCCTGCCGAGGCCGGCGGTTGGCGCCATCGCCTGCGGAGCGGTGGGCCTCAGCTTCGTGCTGTCGGTCGTGGCGTTCCTGCGGCTGGTCTCGATGCCGGCCGACGCGCGCCTGCTGACCGACATCGTGGCGCCCTGGCTCGGCTACGGCCCGCTGCACGTGGACCTGGGCTTCGCCCTCGATCCGCTGAGCGGCGTGATGGCCCTCATCGTCACCGGCGTGGGCCTGCTGATCCACATCTACTCGCTGGGGTACATGTCCCATGACAAGGGCTTCCAGCGATTCTTCACGTACCTGAACCTTTTCATCTTCGCGATGATGACGCTGGTGCTGGGCGAGAACCTGCTCATGCTGTTCGTGGGCTGGGAAGGCGTAGGACTCTGCTCGTACCTGCTGATCAGCTTCTGGTTCAACGAGGAAGCGAACGCGATCGCCGGCAAGAAGGCCTTCGTGGTCAATCGCATCGGCGACTTCGGCTTCCTGATCGGCACCTTCCTGCTGGGCGTCACGCTGCTGCCGCACCTGGGCGCGGGCGAGGGCCTGTTCAGCTTCCGCACCATGCAGCACCACGCGGCGGCCCTGGCGCCGGCGGCCACCGCCATCGCCCTGCTGCTGTTCGTGGGCGCCACCGGCAAGTCGGCGCAGATCCCGCTCTACATCTGGCTGCCCGACGCCATGGCCGGCCCGACGCCCGTCAGCGCGCTCATCCACGCCGCCACGATGGTGACGGCCGGCGTCTACATGATCGCGCGCATGAACTTCCTGTACGTGCTCTCGCCGACGGCGATGCATGTCGTGACCGTCGTCGGCGCGGCGACGGCCATCGTGGCGGCCACCATCGCCATGACGCAGAACGACATCAAGAAGGTGCTGGCCTATTCCACGGTCAGCCAGCTGGGCTACATGGTCATGGCCTGCGGCCTGGGCGCCTTCGCGGCTGGCATCTTCCACGTGATGACGCACGCCTTCTTCAAGGCGCTGCTCTTCCTCGGTTCGGGCTCGGTGATCCACGCCATGAGCGGCGAGCAGGACATGCGCGTGATGGGCGGGCTGGCGAAGAAGCTGCCGATCACGTTCTGGACCTTCCTGGCCGGAACCTTCGCCATCGCCGGCGTGTTCCCACTGGCCGGCTTCTTCTCCAAGGACGAGATCCTCTGGAAGGCGTTCAGCAGCGACGGTGGCGGCATCACCCTGTGGGCCGTGGCCTTCCTGGTGGCGGGCCTCACGGCGTTCTACATGATGCGCCTGGTCGTGCTGACCTTCCACGGCGAGAACCGCGCCAGCCACGAGGTGCGGCACCACATCCACGAATCACCGCTGTCGATGACGCTGCCGCTGGTCGTGCTGGCGGTACTGTCGGTGGTCGGCGGCTGGATCGGCTGGCCGGCCTTCCTGGGCGGCGCGAACCACTTCGAGCATTGGCTGGCGCCCGTGTTCGCCGGTGGCGGCCACGAAGTGGCGGCGGCGGCGACGCACGGTGGCGAGGCGCTGGCCCATGGCGTGGCGGCCGCCCATGGCGCAGCCGAAGCACACGGCGGCGGCCACGTCGCCCTCGAGCGCGGCCTTGCGGCGGCCTCGCTGGCCTGGGGGCTGCTCGGCCTGACGCTCGGTTTCATCGTCTACTCGCGGCGCACGAAGGTGGCCGACGCCGTGCGCGGCCTGGCCGGCGGCTGGCCGTACCGCGTGCTCCTGAACAAGTACTACGTGGACGAGGCCTACCAGGGCGCCTTCATCCGGCCGGGCTTCCGGCTGTCGAAGACAGTGCTCTGGAAGGGTGTCGACGCCGGCGTGATCGACGGGCTGCTGGTCAACGGATCGGCGCTCGTCGTGGCGGTGATCGGCTCGCTCCTGAGGCTGTTGCAGAACGGCCTGGTCCGGTTCTACGCCTGGTCGTTCACCGTGGGCGTGGCGGTGTTCTTCGTCTACCTGAGCCTGAAGGGCTAG
- a CDS encoding NADH-quinone oxidoreductase subunit H, whose protein sequence is MDIVLISLAKIVFMFLLIMGMVPALIWAERKGAAYIQDRTGPNRASIGGVRLAGLVHPIADVLKLVFKEDIAPTGRHRALYNLAPWLVMTVAVSTYAVIPFGDYLEIGGKRFPLVVADLQVGLLYVLAVASLGTYGIVLAGWAANNKFTFLGGIRATAQMISYEISMGLAIMGLMLIFGSLRLTDIVAGQGELLFGFLPRWGVVLQPLGFILFITSVYAETNRNPFDLPEGESEIVAGYHLEYSSLKFALFFMAEYCHMVVGAAMISALYFGGYQIPWLPRPALEQHAGVLLVVMLLAIIAVSLLFAVLFLRRVQREKGKFGDARDREPVLGAGLWLVTAALAAGALLLRPWEIGPAGASVAATVFQVGAFVSKVVFFAWLFIWVRWTLPRFRYDQLMRLGWKVMLPLGLANLVVTALVVAAVGSGK, encoded by the coding sequence ATGGACATCGTGCTCATCTCGCTGGCCAAGATCGTGTTCATGTTCCTGCTGATCATGGGCATGGTGCCGGCGCTCATCTGGGCCGAGCGCAAGGGCGCCGCCTACATCCAGGACCGCACCGGGCCCAACCGCGCCTCCATCGGCGGCGTGCGGCTGGCCGGCCTGGTGCATCCGATCGCCGACGTGCTCAAGCTGGTCTTCAAGGAAGACATCGCGCCGACCGGCCGGCACCGCGCGCTGTACAACCTGGCGCCGTGGCTGGTCATGACGGTGGCGGTCAGCACCTACGCGGTGATCCCGTTCGGCGACTACCTGGAGATCGGCGGCAAGCGGTTCCCGCTGGTCGTGGCCGACCTGCAGGTGGGCCTGCTCTACGTGCTCGCGGTGGCCAGCCTCGGCACCTACGGCATCGTGCTGGCGGGCTGGGCGGCCAACAACAAGTTCACGTTCCTCGGCGGCATCCGGGCCACGGCCCAGATGATCAGCTACGAGATCAGCATGGGCCTGGCCATCATGGGCCTGATGCTGATCTTCGGCAGCCTGCGCCTGACGGACATCGTGGCCGGGCAGGGCGAGCTGCTGTTCGGATTCCTGCCCCGCTGGGGCGTCGTGCTGCAGCCCCTCGGCTTCATCCTGTTCATCACCTCGGTCTACGCCGAGACGAACCGCAACCCGTTCGACCTGCCCGAAGGCGAGTCGGAAATCGTCGCCGGCTACCACCTGGAATACAGCTCGCTGAAGTTCGCGCTGTTCTTCATGGCCGAGTACTGCCACATGGTCGTGGGTGCGGCGATGATCAGCGCGCTCTACTTCGGCGGCTACCAGATCCCGTGGCTGCCGCGTCCGGCCCTCGAACAGCACGCCGGTGTGCTCCTGGTGGTCATGCTGCTGGCGATCATCGCCGTCAGCCTCCTGTTCGCCGTGCTGTTCCTGCGCCGCGTGCAGCGCGAGAAGGGCAAGTTCGGCGATGCGCGCGACCGCGAGCCGGTGCTCGGCGCCGGGCTCTGGCTGGTCACGGCGGCGCTCGCTGCCGGCGCGCTGCTGCTGCGGCCGTGGGAGATCGGTCCGGCCGGCGCCAGTGTGGCCGCCACGGTGTTCCAGGTCGGCGCCTTCGTCAGCAAGGTCGTCTTCTTCGCCTGGCTGTTCATCTGGGTTCGCTGGACCCTGCCGCGCTTCCGCTATGACCAGCTGATGCGCCTGGGCTGGAAAGTGATGCTGCCCCTGGGGCTGGCCAACCTTGTGGTGACCGCGCTGGTCGTGGCGGCGGTCGGAAGCGGGAAATGA
- a CDS encoding NADH-quinone oxidoreductase subunit J produces MEAFLFWTCGALMLLGGVMMVLQRSAVVAALWLVFAFIAASGVFAVLAAPFLAIMQVLVYAGAIMVLFLFVIMMLQGPIMEGERKRMALPLWPAVAIPPLAVLVLVLGWLGQRGAEPFPAVPAGFGSPSQVATLLLGRYLLAFELISIVLLVAIIGALALGQGERKMPWS; encoded by the coding sequence ATGGAGGCTTTCCTGTTCTGGACCTGCGGCGCGCTGATGCTGCTGGGCGGGGTGATGATGGTGCTGCAGCGCAGCGCGGTCGTGGCCGCGCTGTGGCTGGTGTTCGCCTTCATCGCCGCCTCCGGCGTGTTCGCGGTCCTGGCTGCGCCCTTCCTGGCGATCATGCAGGTGCTGGTCTACGCGGGCGCGATCATGGTGCTGTTCCTGTTCGTCATCATGATGCTGCAGGGCCCGATCATGGAGGGTGAGCGCAAGCGCATGGCGCTGCCGCTGTGGCCCGCCGTGGCCATCCCGCCGCTGGCCGTGCTCGTGCTCGTGCTGGGCTGGCTGGGGCAGCGCGGCGCCGAGCCGTTCCCGGCGGTGCCGGCCGGCTTCGGATCGCCTTCACAGGTGGCGACGCTCCTGCTCGGCCGGTACCTGCTGGCGTTCGAGCTGATCTCGATCGTGCTGCTGGTGGCGATCATCGGCGCACTGGCCCTGGGCCAGGGGGAAAGGAAAATGCCGTGGTCGTGA
- a CDS encoding (2Fe-2S)-binding protein, producing the protein MARLTIDGSAIEVADGTSLFDACRLARGEALPHFCYHPDLSIAGVCRLCQVEVEGMPKLTIACNTTVREGMVVQTRSEKVRKASQQILEMHLINHPVDCPICDQAGECGLQNQYMDYGLYDSQVPQSEKVLKAKAQVIGPEVILDKERCVLCSRCVRFCNEVTKTGELGIFNRGDRAEIGVAPGRQLDNAYSVNTVDICPVGALTSRDFRFQKRVWMLKSTDSVCPGCATGCNVRVDHEAGRIYRLKPRRNAKVNGSWMCDEGRLTYKAVHAVDRLTEPLWHGQVVAWAEVKNHLARVGGGGFALVIGSAHQSLEELWLLRQVAGTAATSGGLAGSDTGKGDDILLSADRTPNRGGLAVAGLAEHSATELAALIRAARGAILVHGGDPAAAPEVAAALAGRDDVVYLGTHLGVTARAAALVLPGAMWAEKAGVFVNRQGRLQPFAQAVARPGNAREDWRVLVEMLPAGAPAAPTSLKALRAGAGAALAPTLDLDRLPQDGALPGGEA; encoded by the coding sequence ATGGCCAGACTGACCATCGACGGCAGTGCGATCGAGGTTGCCGACGGCACCTCGCTGTTCGACGCCTGCCGATTGGCGCGCGGCGAGGCGTTGCCGCACTTCTGCTACCACCCGGACCTGTCCATCGCCGGCGTCTGCCGGCTGTGCCAGGTCGAGGTGGAGGGCATGCCCAAGCTGACCATCGCCTGCAACACCACCGTGCGCGAAGGCATGGTCGTGCAGACGCGCAGCGAGAAGGTCCGCAAGGCGTCGCAGCAGATCCTCGAGATGCACCTGATCAACCATCCGGTCGACTGCCCGATCTGCGACCAGGCCGGCGAATGCGGGCTGCAGAACCAGTACATGGACTACGGCCTGTACGACAGCCAGGTGCCGCAGTCCGAGAAGGTGCTGAAGGCCAAGGCGCAGGTGATCGGGCCCGAGGTGATCCTCGACAAGGAGCGCTGTGTGCTCTGCAGTCGCTGCGTGCGCTTCTGCAACGAGGTGACGAAGACCGGCGAACTGGGCATCTTCAACCGGGGCGACCGCGCCGAGATCGGCGTGGCGCCGGGCCGGCAGCTGGACAACGCCTATTCCGTCAACACCGTGGACATCTGCCCGGTGGGCGCCCTGACCAGCCGCGATTTCCGGTTCCAGAAGCGCGTCTGGATGCTGAAGTCGACCGACAGCGTGTGCCCCGGCTGCGCCACTGGCTGCAACGTGCGCGTCGATCACGAGGCCGGGCGCATCTACCGCCTGAAGCCGCGCCGCAACGCGAAGGTCAACGGCTCGTGGATGTGCGACGAAGGCCGCCTGACCTACAAGGCCGTGCACGCCGTCGATCGCCTGACCGAGCCCCTGTGGCACGGGCAGGTCGTGGCCTGGGCCGAGGTGAAGAACCACCTGGCCCGTGTGGGCGGTGGCGGTTTCGCTTTGGTGATCGGCAGCGCCCACCAGTCGCTGGAAGAGCTCTGGCTGCTCCGGCAGGTGGCCGGCACCGCTGCGACCAGCGGCGGCCTGGCCGGTAGCGACACCGGCAAGGGCGATGACATCCTTCTCTCCGCCGACCGCACGCCGAACCGGGGCGGCCTGGCCGTGGCCGGCCTTGCCGAGCACAGCGCGACCGAACTGGCGGCGCTGATCCGCGCCGCGCGAGGCGCGATCCTCGTGCACGGGGGCGACCCTGCCGCGGCGCCGGAAGTGGCTGCGGCCCTGGCCGGCCGCGACGACGTGGTCTACCTGGGCACGCACCTGGGCGTCACGGCCCGCGCGGCGGCACTCGTACTGCCCGGCGCCATGTGGGCCGAGAAGGCGGGCGTGTTCGTCAACCGGCAGGGACGGCTGCAGCCCTTCGCCCAGGCGGTGGCGCGGCCCGGCAACGCGCGCGAGGACTGGCGCGTGCTGGTCGAGATGCTTCCGGCCGGCGCCCCTGCGGCGCCGACGAGCCTCAAGGCGCTGCGCGCGGGCGCCGGCGCCGCCCTGGCACCGACCCTGGACCTTGACCGGCTGCCGCAGGACGGCGCGCTGCCCGGGGGGGAAGCCTGA
- the nuoF gene encoding NADH-quinone oxidoreductase subunit NuoF, which produces MRSWRACAAASCRGPTPTGKGWTELNHNGVVGPSGPKLLSARFGRTDGHRLAVYEKEGGYQALRRVLGGMQPAEVQAVVKESGLRGRGGAGFPTGTKWGFVPQAAEQVYFFVNADESEPGTFKDRFLLDYDPHQTIEGTIISCFAVRASLGFIYIRGEFGWLIDRVQKAVDECYAAGYLGKNILGSGYNLDLIVHKGAGAYICGEETGLINSVEGRKGQPSIKPPFPAVSGFLKKPTIVNNVESVASVPWIIMNGAAAYRAFGTEKSPGTKLFSVSGPVKRPGVYEIPLGMPFRTFFNDVLGGMADGEELKAVIVGGSSVPVLPADEIMNCNLDYESLGSAGTMLGSGGMIIIPKRCDMVELIQVLMHFYWDESCGQCTPCREGTGWLHRLVKKLRRGEGTPEDLERIEHVCSGMAGLTICPLSDAAVMPMRSFLAKFRGEFEALIQDQTPVAAESRWPRGEQE; this is translated from the coding sequence ATGCGCTCCTGGAGAGCCTGCGCCGCGGCGTCGTGCCGCGGGCCGACACCGACCGGGAAGGGGTGGACTGAGTTGAACCACAACGGCGTCGTCGGCCCGAGCGGGCCGAAGCTGCTGTCGGCGCGGTTCGGCCGCACCGACGGCCACCGCCTGGCCGTCTACGAGAAGGAAGGCGGCTACCAGGCCCTGCGCAGGGTGCTGGGCGGCATGCAGCCGGCCGAAGTGCAGGCGGTGGTCAAGGAATCCGGTCTTCGCGGTCGCGGCGGCGCCGGCTTCCCGACGGGAACCAAGTGGGGCTTCGTGCCCCAGGCCGCCGAGCAGGTCTACTTCTTCGTCAATGCCGACGAGAGCGAGCCGGGCACGTTCAAGGACCGCTTTCTCCTGGACTACGACCCGCACCAGACCATCGAAGGCACCATCATCAGCTGTTTCGCGGTGCGGGCGAGCCTCGGCTTCATCTACATCCGCGGCGAATTCGGCTGGCTCATCGACCGCGTGCAGAAGGCCGTCGACGAGTGCTATGCCGCGGGGTACCTGGGGAAGAACATCCTCGGCAGCGGCTACAACCTCGACCTGATCGTGCACAAGGGCGCCGGCGCCTACATCTGCGGCGAGGAAACGGGACTGATCAATTCGGTCGAGGGCCGCAAGGGCCAGCCGAGCATCAAGCCGCCGTTCCCCGCGGTGTCCGGCTTCCTGAAGAAGCCGACCATCGTCAACAACGTCGAGTCGGTGGCCTCGGTGCCCTGGATCATCATGAACGGCGCTGCGGCCTATCGCGCGTTCGGCACCGAGAAGTCGCCGGGCACGAAGCTGTTCTCGGTCAGCGGACCGGTCAAGAGGCCGGGCGTCTACGAGATCCCGCTGGGCATGCCGTTCCGCACGTTCTTCAACGACGTGCTCGGCGGCATGGCCGACGGCGAGGAACTGAAGGCCGTCATCGTCGGCGGCAGTTCGGTTCCGGTGCTGCCGGCGGACGAGATCATGAACTGCAACCTGGACTACGAGTCGCTCGGCTCGGCGGGAACCATGCTCGGCTCGGGCGGCATGATCATCATCCCGAAGCGCTGCGACATGGTTGAACTGATCCAGGTGCTGATGCATTTCTACTGGGACGAGAGCTGCGGGCAGTGCACGCCCTGCCGCGAAGGCACGGGCTGGCTGCACAGGCTGGTCAAGAAGCTGCGGCGCGGCGAAGGCACGCCCGAAGACCTCGAGCGCATAGAGCACGTCTGCTCGGGCATGGCCGGGCTCACCATCTGCCCGCTGTCCGACGCGGCCGTGATGCCCATGCGCAGCTTCCTGGCGAAGTTCCGCGGCGAATTCGAGGCCCTCATCCAGGACCAGACCCCGGTCGCGGCCGAGAGCCGCTGGCCGCGCGGCGAGCAGGAGTGA